Proteins encoded in a region of the Rutidosis leptorrhynchoides isolate AG116_Rl617_1_P2 unplaced genomic scaffold, CSIRO_AGI_Rlap_v1 contig343, whole genome shotgun sequence genome:
- the LOC139883044 gene encoding protein FAR1-RELATED SEQUENCE 7-like, producing MVVREYPNGVVHVDKLNYLHRDNGGESTAEPCLGMEFNSADESRQFYALYATRKGFKIRTGQLYRSRTDGSVSSRRFVCSKEGFQLSSRNGCPAFIRVQARDSGKWVIDQIQKEHNHELGPDGENRPVIMHQRSPTARKRAVDVTRRPRTKLQDEIDYVQDGIPCPSGIINVKRLKREGDVQEVHFEPYVGLQFNSANDAYQFYQAFAESSGFRIRIGQLFRSKHDGSITSRRFVCSKEGFQHPSRLGCGAFMRIKKQEDGSWVVDRFQKDHNHVLGFQLGSQSQNQSPTALKRFHEDFNGGLDSVDLSDINGGHIIQGSSINNIENEWYTVLLEYFQIKQAEDSGFFYSVEVENGNCRSIFWADGRSRFSCSQFGDAIVFDTSYRKGNHELPFATFVGVNHHRKPVLLGCALIADESRESFTWLFETWLRAMSGRRPKSIIADQDTAIQQAIAQILPGTHHRFSTWQMRAKERENFRLVGPEFKLEYDKCIYRSQTTAEFQTSWCALISKYGLKENVWLKEMYDKRSNWVPVYLLGTFFAGIPMNGSTESFFGDYVNDQTPFKDFISQYEEGLEQRRVEERKEDFHSSNLHGLLRTNEPIEEQCGRLYTLTLFQIFQNELLQSDNYIGMKTYEEGDLCRFSVRTCGHENEKHAVTVSPSNLNVSCTCRMFEFEGVLCRHILRVFNMLDVKEIPSRFILHRWTRYAELGIVHNFDSGISSEELKNMMVWSLKEAASKYIEFGTSSLEHYKLAYEMMREGARKLCWRK from the coding sequence TACAGCTGAGCCATGTCTTGGGATGGAGTTTAATTCAGCTGACGAGTCGCGCCAATTTTACGCTCTATATGCAACACGCAAGGGATTCAAAATTCGAACTGGTCAGCTCTACAGATCAAGGACAGATGGGTCTGTTTCGTCGCGAAGGTTTGTATGCTCCAAGGAGGGATTTCAGCTTAGTTCGAGAAATGGTTGTCCGGCATTCATTAGGGTACAAGCACGTGACTCTGGAAAGTGGGTTATCGACCAAATCCAGAAAGAGCACAATCATGAACTAGGTCCTGATGGAGAAAACCGTCCAGTCATCATGCATCAGCGATCTCCTACTGCTAGAAAACGTGCAGTTGATGTGACACGAAGGCCAAGAACGAAATTGCAGGATGAAATTGATTATGTTCAGGATGGCATTCCCTGTCCATCGGGTATCATTAATGTCAAACGCCTTAAAAGGGAAGGAGATGTCCAAGAAGTTCATTTCGAACCATATGTAGGTCTACAGTTTAATTCAGCTAATGATGCATACCAATTTTATCAAGCATTTGCGGAAAGTAGTGGATTTAGAATTCGGATAGGGCAGTTGTTTCGGTCAAAGCACGATGGATCAATTACATCCCGTCGATTTGTGTGCTCAAAGGAAGGGTTTCAGCATCCCTCAAGACTTGGCTGTGGAGCATTTATGAGGATTAAGAAACAAGAGGATGGAAGTTGGGTGGTGGACCGTTTTCAGAAGGATCACAATCACGTTCTGGGTTTTCAACTGGGATCTCAGTCTCAAAATCAATCTCCTACAGCTTTAAAGAGATTTCATGAAGATTTTAATGGTGGATTAGACTCTGTCGATTTATCTGATATAAATGGTGGCCACATTATCCAAGGAAGTTCTATAAATAACATTGAAAATGAATGGTACACTGTACTTCTGGAATATTTCCAAATTAAACAAGCAGAAGATTCAGGATTCTTTTACTCTGTCGAAGTTGAGAATGGTAATTGCAGGAGTATTTTCTGGGCTGATGGAAGGTCGAGATTTTCATGCAGTCAATTTGGCGATGCCATTGTTTTTGATACTTCATATCGGAAAGGTAACCATGAACTGCCATTTGCTACATTTGTCGGAGTTAATCATCATCGGAAACCGGTTCTTCTTGGTTGTGCTTTGATTGCCGATGAATCCAGGGAGTCTTTCACTTGGTTGTTTGAGACTTGGCTTCGAGCAATGTCTGGTCGCCGTCCAAAATCAATAATTGCTGATCAAGACACAGCCATTCAACAAGCTATAGCTCAAATCTTACCTGGAACTCATCATCGGTTTTCAACATGGCAGATGAGGGCAAAGGAGCGAGAAAATTTCAGGTTGGTGGGTCCTGAATTCAAACTTGAATATGATAAGTGCATATATCGAAGCCAGACAACTGCCGAATTCCAAACTTCGTGGTGTGCACTTATCAGCAAGTATGGCTTGAAGGAGAATGTTTGGCTGAAAGAAATGTACGATAAGCGTTCAAATTGGGTTCCAGTGTACTTACTAGGAACATTTTTTGCTGGAATACCCATGAATGGAAGTACTGAGTCATTCTTTGGAGATTATGTGAATGATCAAACCCCATTCAAAGACTTTATTTCACAGTATGAGGAAGGTCTTGAGCAACGTCGTGTAGAGGAAAGAAAAGAGGATTTCCACAGTAGCAACTTGCACGGTCTTCTGCGAACAAACGAACCCATAGAAGAACAGTGCGGTAGGCTTTATACTCTTACTCTTTTCCAAATATTCCAAAATGAACTTTTGCAGTCTGACAACTATATTGGAATGAAGACCTATGAGGAAGGAGACCTTTGTAGATTCTCGGTACGAACGTGTGGACATGAAAATGAAAAGCATGCAGTTACTGTTAGTCCATCCAACCTGAATGTTAGTTGTACGTGCCGTATGTTCGAATTCGAAGGTGTTCTCTGCAGACATATTTTGAGAGTTTTCAATATGTTGGATGTGAAAGAAATTCCGTCTCGCTTCATTTTGCATCGTTGGACGAGGTATGCTGAGTTAGGCATTGTCCATAATTTTGATTCAGGCATTAGCTCTGAAGAACTTAAGAATATGATGGTTTGGAGTCTCAAAGAGGCAGCTTCCAAGTACATAGAATTTGGGACATCCTCTCTTGAGCACTACAAACTTGCCTATGAGATGATGAGAGAGGGCGCCAGAAAGCTTTGCTGGCGGAAATAA
- the LOC139883043 gene encoding protein ABCI12, chloroplastic has translation MNCKIPITVAITNPSFSLTPCSRHLTQFYPQFPTTHKSPNTVALKFRNRFQILAADGDGTAGNWVNRLPIRGFAADKVFRLISGATSSPIGQYISKPFTFLHSVDPRVKLVWLLALVILPARSHIVMRFGLVIYIALLSICFLPTDVWKDQLGRVSLLSGILFIMLGLGTDGVPPVVQPRTPPLALTGLPNVPMSLGGYSYLIMKLGPLQFTRKGLSVASTAACLTFTIFQSASICLATTTPEELAFALRWFMKPLGYIGVPVAEIILTLLLSLRFLNLVFDEVRNVALGIVSRRIDWQQLTVMETIDIFASYIRRIFQNIFSHAEQISQAMIVRGFRGDSNTHRIYFLSKSSFGVADFASLVCLVGVMSAAFLSDYFLV, from the exons ATGAACTGTAAAATCCCAATAACTGTAGCAATCACGAACCCTTCTTTCTCATTAACCCCTTGTTCACGTCATCTAACACAATTCTACCCTCAATTCCCCACAACTCACAAAAGCCCTAATACTGTCGCTCTCAAATTCCGGAATAGGTTTCAAATTCTTGCAGCCGACGGGGATGGGACTGCCGGAAACTGGGTGAACCGGTTGCCAATAAGGGGTTTTGCTGCCGATAAAGTGTTCCGGCTCATTTCTGGGGCGACCTCAAGTCCAATTGGCCAGTACATTTCAAAGCCATTCACTTTCTTGCACTCTGTCGACCCCAGAGTCAAACTG GTATGGCTTTTGGCTTTGGTTATTTTACCAGCACGGTCGCATATAGTTATGCGCTTTGGACTCGTAATATACATTGCTCTTCTGTCAATATGTTTCCTACCTACCGATGTGTGGAAG GACCAATTGGGAAGAGTATCACTGCTCTCTGGTATTTTGTTCATAATGTTGGGACTTGGGACAGATGGTGTACCACCAGTTGTCCAGCCGAGAACTCCGCCACTTGCACTTACAGGGTTGCCTAATGTTCCAATGTCTTTGGGAGGTTATTCTTATTTGATAATGAAGCTAGGACCTTTACAATTTACAAGAAAGGGTTTGTCGGTAGCTAGCACTGCTGCATGCTTAACTTTCACT ATTTTCCAAAGTGCAAGCATCTGCCTGGCTACCACAACCCCAGAAGAACTTGCTTTTGCTTTGCGGTGGTTTATGAAACCTCTGGGATATATCGGAGTTCCAGTAGCTGAGATTATTCTTACCCTCTTGCTTTCACTGAGATTCCTCAATTTGGTATTTGATGAG GTCCGTAACGTTGCTTTGGGAATTGTTTCTCGCCGGATTGATTGGCAGCAGTTAACAGTGATGGAAACCATAGATA TTTTTGCTTCTTACATCCGTCGGATATTTCAAAACATTTTTAGCCATGCGGAGCAAATATCTCAG GCCATGATTGTAAGGGGTTTTAGAGGAGACAGCAACACGCATCGGATTTACTTCTTATCCAAGTCATCTTTCGGAGTGGCAGATTTCGCTTCCTTAGTGTGCCTGGTTGGTGTTATGAGTGCTGCTTTTTTGTCCGATTATTTTCTTGTATAA